Within Salvia splendens isolate huo1 chromosome 21, SspV2, whole genome shotgun sequence, the genomic segment TCATTTCACAACCGAAAATAACTGATTGTTGGCGGgttataaaattgcaatttggtCCTTCAATTATCGAAAATTCCATTTCCGGATGAAGATTTCTGCACAGTAACTTTAatggaattaaaaaaattccaaactGACCGACCCCAGCCAagggctctgccccttggaccccgctctcgggggcgctgcccccgaacccccgtctaatcataacgaattcaaataagtgtgcactccgcacttccaacttatttttatgttttatgaatatgtatttttgcccgtattttgatttcccgtattccgtgtcaaaattatatttccgttttacgtaattaaattattgtgattttttttattgcgggatgtcctagtgggaagggcggacataggaggggatgtcctagtgacgtggcagtgggatggaaagtcctagtgacgtggcaggaggtgtttttgggatgtcctagtggatgtcctatgCTCTAATGCATTTTCTTCATAAGTCAACCTAGAAAGTCATCATCCTATTCCTTGCTCACAATTTCAAATCAGCTTCAGCTAGTAATCAATCAACAAATCCAAATGAGGATCACAATCATCTGGTTAATCTCACTTCACCTGCCCCTTTTCGTCATTTCATCTCGATTAATCCCCCACCCGCAATGcatccgacccgacccgaccacCCTCCGCTCCGATCAGATGACCGTCGTAATCAACGGCTACTCGGAGCACCGAATCCCCCTGCTCCGCTCCATCACCGCCGCCTACTCCGCCTCGCCCTCTGTCGCCGTCGTCATCCTCCTCTGGTGCAACCCCTCCACTCCGGCCCGCACACTAtctgacctcactcaaaacctctcCGCTGCCGTGCTCCGCGCGCCATCCGCCAGCCTCAACCACCGATTCCACCCCTGGGAGGAAATCCGGACCCGAGCCGTCCTGATCTGCGACGACGACATCGAACCCGACCTGAATTCCATCTCCTTCGCATTCAAAGTGTGGAGATCCGACCCGGATCGGGCGGTCGGGTTCTTCGCCCGGTCGCACGCGTACGACGTGGCGGCGAGGGAGTGGATCTACGCGATGGAGAGGGAGAAGTACTCGATCGTGCTCACGAAGCTCATGATCGTGAGCGCCGAGTACCTCGGGATCTACTCGTGCGACGCGCGGTACGCGGCGGCGAGGGAGATTGTGGATGAGATGAACAATTGCGAGGATATTCTGATGAATTTCGTCGTGGCGGAGGAGAGTGGGAAGGGGCCGGTGATGGTGGGGGCGAGGGGAGGGGGAATTAGGGATTACGGCGACGCGAGGAACGATGGCGTGGCGGCGGGGATGAGGGAGGTGGGGCTGAGCAGTAGGAGAGGGGAGCACAGGAAGAGGAGAGGGGAGTGCATAACGCGGTTTCATAGGGTTTTGGGGAGAATGCCGTTGAAGTATA encodes:
- the LOC121784004 gene encoding glycosyltransferase family protein 64 C3-like, with product MRITIIWLISLHLPLFVISSRLIPHPQCIRPDPTTLRSDQMTVVINGYSEHRIPLLRSITAAYSASPSVAVVILLWCNPSTPARTLSDLTQNLSAAVLRAPSASLNHRFHPWEEIRTRAVLICDDDIEPDLNSISFAFKVWRSDPDRAVGFFARSHAYDVAAREWIYAMEREKYSIVLTKLMIVSAEYLGIYSCDARYAAAREIVDEMNNCEDILMNFVVAEESGKGPVMVGARGGGIRDYGDARNDGVAAGMREVGLSSRRGEHRKRRGECITRFHRVLGRMPLKYNYGKMVDDVGEQGLCDKGGKLVLCDHQDFK